The Thiohalorhabdus sp. Cl-TMA genome includes the window ACGGCGTCGCGGCCGGAGGCCGCTCCCACGGGAGCCGCCACGGGCCGGGGCGGCTTCTCGGTCAGAACTCTCCCGCCGCGCTGGCTGGACCGGGGAGGATTCGGAATCGACGGTGGCCCCTTCCAGGAGTCGCGGCCGGAGGCCGCTTCCACAATCCCGGCTCCCACCAGCGAGGCCCCCCGTGGGAGCGGCCTCCGGCCGCGACAGCGCCGAATCGGGCCAGGCGGGGGCGGTGCCACGCGCCGCTCGGGCGGGCCTGTTTCCCCGGCGGGGCGCGCCGGTAAGGCGGAATGGATTTTCGGGCGGCACTGCGATCATGGGCCCTCCCTCCTAGAAGTAGTCGTACCGGACCTGCACCCAGAGCTGGGTGCGCTGGTACTCGTAGAGGGCGATGTTGGCGTCGTTGCGGCTGTGGCGCAGACGGGGGCCGGCGCTCCAGTGCCGGTCGTACCGCCAGTCCAGGGCCACGTCGGCCTGGTAGTAGGTTTCCTTACGGGTCTCGCCGAACAGAGCATGCTCCTCCCCGTATCCGCTATAACGCGCCTGGCCGTTGACACGCAATGTCCAATCGGGATCGAGGACGAAGCGCAGTCCCGCTTGCAGGCCGTAGAGGGTCCGCTCGGCGATGGCCTCGGCGGCGTCGGAATTGTCGTCGGCCAATTCCCGCCCGGCGTACAGGGAAGCGGACACCGCCGGCTGGTAGGCGCCGAGGAACAGGTGGGAGCCGCCGACACCGACGGTCAGCATCTTGGAGTCGCGGATGGACTGTCCGGTGTACTCGATGCGGTTGACCCGGGCGAAGCCGGTTCCCGCCGTGGTGTCGGTCAAGGTGTAGCGCAGGTCACCGCCCAGGCCGTAGCTGTCGCGGTAGGGGCCGGCGTCCAGGAAGAAGCGCTGGGCGCGCGCCGTTAGGCGCAGCCGGGTGTCGATGCCGCGCCACTCCCAGCCGGCGCGGCCGGCCAGCAGCCCGGTGTCGAAGTCGCTCTCGTCGGGATGAAAGCGGCCGCGGACGTCGATGCCGCCGTAGACGCCGGTGTCGGGGCTCAGCGGATGGCGGACGGTGCCGCCGGCGGCGGAGCGCAGGAAGAGGTCCGCCTGCTCCTGGCTGGAATCGCTCAGCTCGAGCTGCAGGGCGCCGTCGAAGATGGCGACGCTGTCGGCGTCGGTGGCGCTGTTGACGTTGGTGTCGTAGCCGGCGCCCATCTCGGCGTAGGCGGTGAGGACGGTCTCGTAGCGGTCGGCGCGGCGGCGGATGGCCTCCAGGAAGCGCTCCACGGTGGCCACCACCGCCTGGGGCGGGTCATGGGCGAGGACGGTGCGGAATTCCTCCCGGGCCCGCCGGTCCTCGCCGAGCAGGAAGTAGCCGCGCGCCAGCTCCAGGCGCGCCCGGTCCAGGCCCGGCTTCCGCATGAGGACGCGCTCCAGGGCGAAGATGCCCTCGGCCACGTGGCCGGTGTCGATGGCCGCGGTGCCGTAGTAGAAGTCGAAGCCGGACCGCCCCTCGTACTCGGCGCGGTGCTCCAGGGCCCACTGGTAGGCGGCCTCCATCCGCCCCTGCTGGACCATCTCCCGCAGGGGCGCCAGCTCCGACTGCGCGTGGACCGCCGAGGAAGCCCCCAGAAGTCCCGCCAAAATCCAGTTCCGCCATCCCCGCATAGGCACGCTCCCGCCCGTTGGCACAGCCCGACCCGGGGCCGCGCCATGGCGCCCCGGAGCATAACGAAATCCCCCCTTGCACTGACAGTCCGACTCCGGCGCTATCCCTCCGGAAGCACCTTCCCCGACTCCAGGGG containing:
- a CDS encoding surface lipoprotein assembly modifier — encoded protein: MAGLLGASSAVHAQSELAPLREMVQQGRMEAAYQWALEHRAEYEGRSGFDFYYGTAAIDTGHVAEGIFALERVLMRKPGLDRARLELARGYFLLGEDRRAREEFRTVLAHDPPQAVVATVERFLEAIRRRADRYETVLTAYAEMGAGYDTNVNSATDADSVAIFDGALQLELSDSSQEQADLFLRSAAGGTVRHPLSPDTGVYGGIDVRGRFHPDESDFDTGLLAGRAGWEWRGIDTRLRLTARAQRFFLDAGPYRDSYGLGGDLRYTLTDTTAGTGFARVNRIEYTGQSIRDSKMLTVGVGGSHLFLGAYQPAVSASLYAGRELADDNSDAAEAIAERTLYGLQAGLRFVLDPDWTLRVNGQARYSGYGEEHALFGETRKETYYQADVALDWRYDRHWSAGPRLRHSRNDANIALYEYQRTQLWVQVRYDYF